TATCTTGATTCAAAAGGAGGCGTTATTTAATGTCATTAGAAGAAAAAGAACGAATTATTATTCCAGATGAAAACGGGGACGAGCATCTTTTTGAAGTGCTATTCACCTTTGACGTGGATAAAACAGAACAATCGTATATAGCTGTCGTACCTGCTGAACAAGCAGAGGAAGAAGAAGTAGAAGTATACGCGTTCCGTTACGAAGAACAGGACAATGACGATTTCACACTTTACCCGATTGATTCCGATGAAGAGTGGGAAATGGTTGAAGAAATGCTAAACACTTTAGCAGACGAAGAAGAGTAAACCGTAAAAGAAAGCGGATGTCCAGATTTTATGGCGTCGGCTTTCTTTTATGGTGCATTTATGTACTTTTTGGTTCGATAAATAAGCCCCTTGTTCGTCTGAATGAAAAAACCTTTTAATATCTGCTGAAAAAATATAAATTTCTCCAATAATCCTGATTAAAACAAAACTTTTGGTTTATAATGTAACAGGATGAAATAAAATAACAGGAATATTGGATAATTTTATATGAATTTAGTATAATAAAGCGGATGAAAGGGGGATACATGGTGTCAAAAGATGACAAGCCGAATGGATTCCAAAAAAATCTTATTCAAAGAGGAAAAGATGCTTCTAAAGTGAGAAAGATTGTCGCAATTATTATTGTATGTTTTATCCTGATTATAGTAATCGGAGGAATCTCTGGTTATTTATATATTCATTCCGCACTGAAACCGGTGGATGAAGCGAATTCCACCCCGGTAGAAGTTGAGATTCCCATTGGATCTTCCAGCTCAACAATCGCCGGTATACTTGAGGAAAATGAAATTATCAAGGATGCTCGTATATTCCGTCTCTATACAAAGTTTAATAATGTGAACGAGTTTCAAGCCGGAAATTATACGTTTAATACGGCTATGAGTATGGATGAAATCATTGAATCATTGCAGCATGGCAGAATTATTGTAGATGCTGCGCATACAGTAACAATTCCGGAAGGGTTAACAGTAGAAGAAATTGCAGAAGTATATAGTGAACAATTTCATTTCTCCGAGGAAGATTTCATGGAGGTAGCCAATGACCCTGCATTTATTGATGAATTGATGGAGAAGTACCCTGATTTGTTAACGGAAGACATCCTGGATGATGATATCCATGTTCCTTTAGAAGGTTATCTGTTTGCTTCTACTTATGAATTTTATGAAGAGGAACCATCTATTGAAGCGGTCATCGATCGCATGGTTGAACAAACCAATTCTATTTTCCAGCAGTATGAAGGGGAGATAGCGGAGCAAGATTTCACCCCGCACGAAGCAATCACATTTGCATCGGTAGTGGAGAAGGAAACGGCCCATGAAGAAGAAAGGCCACAAATTGCAGGTGTGTTCCAAAACCGTTTAGACGAAGGGTTGAAGCTGCAGACGGATCCGACAGTGTTGTACGCAAAAGGAGAACATCAAGCAGTTGTTACTTTTGAAGATTTAGAAGTAGAATCGCCGTATAATACGTATGTCGTGGACGGATTGCCGGTAGGCCCTATATCCAACTTCGCGGAAAATTCATTGCGAGCTGTATTGTCTCCGGAAGAATCAGACTATCTTTATTTCTTACATGATGAGGATGGAAATATTCACTTTTCAGAAACCTTTGAAGAACATGGTGAAAATCGGGAAGAGTATATAGATTAAAGCGTGTGTTTTTAAAATACACACACTTAAACGGATTAATGGAGACTTTCTCCATTTTCCGTTTTCTTTTTTACACATTGCGTCCACGAGATTTTTTAAGTAAAAGGAATTGGTGAGATGAATAAAGAAATCAAAAAGTACCTGGAATCTCTATTACCGGCGTCTTCTGCATCTGTTGCAATGCTGGAAAATGATGCAGAAGCTAATCATGTGCCAATCATAGACAGAAGCAGTATGCATATGATTAATCTTATTTTAAAGATAAAACAACCGGAAAAGATTCTGGAAATAGGTACAGCTATTGGTTATTCTGCCTTGCGTATGCTGGAAGGAGCAGAACATGCTGATATCATTACCATTGAAAAAGATGATACACGCTATCATGAAGCAATCAGCAATATTCAAGCCTGGCAACGTGATCATCAGATTCAAGTTATCGCAGGTGATGCAGCGGAAGTAATGCAGGAGTTAGCTGAAAGTAAAAAGCAGTTTGATGTTATTTTTATGGATGCTGCAAAAGGGCAATATCAAACTTATTTTGATTTAGCCGATAAAATGCTCACTTCCGGCGGTATATTAATTACGGATAATGTATTATTCCGAGGAATGGTCTATTCCGCTGAAGAGGCGCCTAAAAAATATAAAACATTGGTACGGAAATTAAAAGCGTACAATGAAATGCTAATGAATCATCCCGATTATCATACATCTATTATCCCGATGGATGATGGTGTTTCTATTAGCTATAAAAGATGAAAGATGTAAGGAGATAACAGCATGACAAAAAATAAACCCATTGTAATTGGTGTTGCAGGGGGGAGTGGCAGTGGAAAAACTTCCGTAACCAGGTCCATTTATGACCGTTTTAAAGAGACATCGATTTTAGTGATAGAACAGGATGCCTATTACAAGGATCAATCGGACCTTCCTTTCGAGGAAAGATTGCAAACAAATTATGACCATCCATTAGCATTTGATAACAACTTATTAGTAGAGCATCTGAAACAGTTGATTGCCTATCAACCGATTGAAAAACCCGTTTATGATTATAAGGTCCACAACCGCTCTAATGAAACCATTCATGTTGACCCGAAAGAAGTCATTATCGTGGAAGGAATTTTAATTTTAGAGGATGCCGATTTGGTGGATTTAATGGATATCAAGGTGTTTGTTGACACAGATGCTGATTTAAGAATTATACGGCGCCTGTTAAGAGATATTAAAGAGCGTGGCAGAACGTTGGAATCGGTGATTGACCAATATATCCAAGTGGTTCGGCCTGCACACATGCAATTCATTGAACCGTCCAAACGTTATGCTGATTTAATTATTCCTGAAGGCGGAGAAAATCATGTTGCCGTAGATGTTATGGCATCTAAAATAGAAAATATTTTAGCGAAGAATGCCATTAGATAATTATTTCTCTTGCTAATTTAGGTAATATCTGCCATAGTATTGATTAGTATATTTTGAATAGTTACCACATAAACTATATAGCTAATTTTATTCATTTATCCGGTTTAACTGGCTATAACACGCCTGCTTATAGAAATAATGAAATAGTTCATTACAAGTGAGGCTGTTTGCCAATAATCATCCAACGTTTTTTTGACAAGCGGGTAATCGCAAATTTCGTTCAGCGGGGATAAACGTCCCCACTGAATGAAATTTCATTTTATAAACATGGAATAAAGGGCTTTTTCTAGAGTAAATATTACGCTGAAGAAGCTGTATTTGTTCCTTGATAGAAAAGAAATCAGAAGGAGTGTATCGAGATGGCTGCAGAAAAAAGCTTTTATATGACAGAAGAGGGGAAAGCTAAGTTAGAGGACGAACTGCATTATTTAAAAACTGACCGTCGTCAAGAGGTCGTTGAAAGAATAAAGGTAGCTCGTGATTTCGGAGATCTATCCGAGAATTCCGAATATGATGCCGCAAAAGATGAGCAGGCATTTGTGGAACAGCGTATTACACAAGTGGAGAACATGATTCGTAATGCTGAAATTATTGAGAATGATAATGCCAATCCTGACGTTGTTGCGCTTGGAAAAACAATTACTTTTGTAGAATTACCTGATGGTGATGAAGAAACGTATACCATTGTAGGCAGCGCGGAAGCTGATCCATTTGAAGGGAAAATATCCAATGATTCTCCTATGGCGAAAAGTTTATTAGGACATGAAATTGGAAAAGATGTTACAGTAACAACACCAGCTGGTGAAATTGAAGTTCGAATAACAAATGTAGAATAAAAAATAGGAAGCGATTGCACAGGATGTTTTACCGCAACGCACCATAGTGAATAGATAGATGGTAATTTCTCTGAAGAAGAATTATCTTACAGAAAACTTACAGTTCATGCTGACTGTAAGTTTTTGTATTTCTGATAAAAAACGTTAAAAATCAGACTGCCTGAACGAATAGTATTTAGAACACAGAAAGATATTCTTTTTCATTTTCTTTTTAATCATCACGTTTAAAGAAGAGACGAACAGTATTTTTATGCTAGAATAGAATAGACAATGATTGTTGAAATCGATATGATAGTATAAAGGGAATAGAGCAGTAAGGAGGATTATAGGTGAGTCAGACAAGATCAAACAAATTTGAAAAAAGAAGAAAGAATACACATGCTATTACGATTCTATCTATTGTTGGGGGGTTAGTGATAGTTGTCTTGCTTGCAACATGGGTATTTGGCGGCGGAGATGATACAGCCGAAGAAGGAACCGAATCGGATGCATCCGAAAATACGTCAGAAGATGCGAATGGTGAAGGCGGCGGGGAAGATGATAATGGTTTTCTAATAACAGATCCAGATTCCGATGATGAGAACAAAAATGAAGATGAAAATGATAACGGATCTGAAAACGAAGACGCCAATAAAAAAGAAGATAATGAAGATGAAAACGAGGGTGAAAACGAAGATAAAGATGAAAATGAAAATGATAACGAGAATGAAGATGCTTCCGATGAAGATGAAAATGAAGAAGAAAATGGGTATGATGATAGAGAATCAACAGAGCCATCGGATGATGATGCAGAAGAAGCCTATACTGGTGACTGGGATCCAGTAGGTACAGAACAAGAAGGCGAGCATAATACAGATTTTAACGATGGATCTTCGGACCGTGTTGAAATTAAGAGAGCCGTCTCCATGGTCACTGGTTTAAGTGAAGATGGTATGGTAGAGCACTGGGTTGGGAATAATGGGCCTGACAAAGTAATTGCTACGGTTTCTGATTCAAGCAACTCAGAGAATTATCGTGTGTTTCTGGATTGGGTAGACGGTGAAGGCTGGCAGCCGACGCAAGTAGAAGAATTGAATTAACATGATGCAGGACAGTAATGGAGGATGACGATGACAATCGGAATTATTGGAGCAATGGATGAAGAAATTGAATTGCTGAAACAAAAAATGACAGATGTACAAGAAATCGAAGTTGCAAATACTTCCTTTTATCAAGGATACTTGGAGGGAAAAGAAGTTGTCCTTCTGCTATCCGGTATTGGAAAAGTAAATGCAGCAATGTCTACAACGATACTACATGAACGTTTTAAACCTGATAAAATTATTAATACAGGCTCTGCGGGAGGATTTGCTGAAAATTTGGAAGTAGGCGACGTCGTCATTTCCACAGAGGTATTGCACCATGATGTAGATGCGACAGCATTTGATTATGTGTATGGACAAGTTCCAGGAATGCCTGCTGTCTATACCGCCTCTCCGGATTTGATAGAGTTGGCAGATAAGGTTGTTTTGGAATCAGACATCCAGGCAGAAACAGGAATTATTGCTACCGGTGATTCCTTTATGCAGCGAAAAGATCAAACAGCAGTAGTGCAGAAGCGGTTTCCGGAAATGCTTGCATTGGAAATGGAAGCAGCTGCGATTGCGCAAGTGTGCTATCAGTATAAAACACCGTTTGTCATTATTCGCGCATTATCTGATATTGCCGGAAAAGAATCATCAGTTTCCTTTGATGTTTTTTTGGAAAAAGCAGCAAAAAATGCAGCAGATGTGATTATAAAAATGGTTCAAAAATTATAAGCAGTATAAAAAACTCGTATTCGCAAAAAAGTGAATACGAGTTTTTTATATTCCTTACTGAAATCTGTTTTACTCCCACGCTTCGAAATAATCCTGGATAAAATGATAAAATACCCGTTCGGATGGTGCCAGATTACGGTTTTTAGGAATAATAATACCAACTGTCCGCTTCAGAGGCGGATTATCGATAGCAACTTTGGCACTATAAGTCGTGTTTACATCATTAAAGGCACTTTCAGGAAGCAACGTAATCCCCATCCCGGCAGCAACAAGCCCTTTAATGGCATCCAAGTCCTCTCCTTGTGATTGGATGTTTGGTGTGAATCCGGATTGAATACAAGCATCGATAACAAGTTGATGAAGTACATAACCTTCTGGAAACAACACGAAATTTTCCTCTTTTAAATGAGCTACCGAAATTTTTTCTTCTTTCGATTTAGCGTGATTTCTAGGAATAAGTGCATAGAAATTTTCCATAAATAGAACCTTGCCAATGATATCCGGTTGCGTATCAGGTAAAGGGCCGAGAAACGCTAAGTCAATTTCTCGATTTCTCACGGCCTCAATCAAAAAATTATAGGAGCCCTGTCTTAATTGAAAGCGGACATTTGGATAGCTTTCCTTAAATGCAGATAAAACCGTTGGTAAAAGGTTACTTGCTAAACTTGTCGGAAAACCGATCTTTATCGATCCCCGTTCTGGATCCAAGTATTCATCCACCTGCTTCTTTGCATAGTCGATTCCTTTTAAAGCTGATTTTATATGTGTTAAAAATATTTTTCCGATTGGCGTTAAAAGCACATTTCGACCAGTTCTTTCAAAAAGTTGCACTCCTAATTCGCTTTCTAAATTTGAAATCTGCCGACTGACTGCTGATTGGGCAACATGCAGTTCCAAGGCAGCTTCCGATACATGTTCTCTTTCTGCTACAGCAACAAAATACCTCAATTGACGCAGTTCCATATTTCCACCTCATATCAATATTAGATTATTCTTATGTTTATTATATATTGTTTCGATAAATAAAAAAACATAAAATGTATCTTACCCACTTTTAATGTACACGAAATGGAGGAACGCAGAATGACTTTTCAAGATTTTCCTAAAGCACAAGGGCTATATCACCCTGATTTTGAACATGATGCTTGTGGAATTGGCTTATATGCACATATAAAAGGAAAACAGACACATGACATTGTTGCCAAAGGATTGAATATGCTTTGTAAGCTGGAACATCGTGGCGGACAAGGAAGTGATCCGATGATTGGGGATGGTTCTGGTTTGATGGTACAAATACCGGATCAGTATTTCCGAAGAGTTTGCCCGGATTTCGATCTTCCGTCTGCGGGTGCATATGCGGTCGGTATGGTCTTTCTTTCTCAAGATAAACAAGAACAAACAAAAATCATAAAGAAGATCAATAAGTTGGTTGTTCAAGAAGGACAACAGCTAATTGGCTGGAGAGATGTTCCTGTTGACTCCGCTTGTATTGGAAAAGGAGCTGTGGATACATTACCGGAAATCAAGCAAGTATTTATTCGGGCGAATGCTGCTGGTAACCTGGATTTTGAGAGAAAGCTATATATGATCCGCAAGCAGGCAGAGCATTGGGCAGAAGAAAAAGATATTCGTTTTTATGTACCAAGCCTTTCCAGTAATACAATCGTGTATAAAGGATTACTGACCCCGAATCAGGTGGAGGGATTTTATCTGGATTTACAAGCAGCTGATTTTATTTCTGCTTTCTCTCTTGTCCACTCCCGATTCAGTACAAACACATTTCCATCCTGGGAACGGGCGCATCCAAACCGTTATTTGATTCATAACGGTGAAATCAACACATTGCGAGGAAACGTGAACTGGATGCGAGCCAGGGAAAAACAATTTGTTTCTGATGCATTTGGTGAGGATTTAGAAAAATGGTTGCCGATTATCCGTAGTGACGGCAGCGATTCTGCAGCACTGGATAATGCACTGGAATTTTTAACCCTTGCCGGAAGAGAACCTGCTCATGCGGCTATGATGCTGATCCCTGAACCTTGGGATAAAAATGACCATATGAATCAGGAAAGGCGCGCTTTTTATCAATATCACAGTATGATGATGGAACCATGGGACGGCCCGACATCCATTACATTTACAAACGGAAAGCAAATTGGAGCGATTTTAGATAGAAACGGATTGCGCCCGGCGAGATATTACGTGACAAAAGATGATTATATTATCTATTCCTCCGAGGTTGGCGTTGTCGATGTGGAAGAAAATAATATTTTATTAAAAGAACGGTTGCGTCCGGGGAAAATGCTGTTAGTGGATATTGAGAAAGGAAGAATCATTTCGGATGAAGAAATAAAAACAGCCATGACAACGAAGTATCCTTATCAAAAATGGATAGCCGAACAAACTACGACACTCGCTCCGGAAGTGGATGAAAGCATCCCAATGGATCCGCAATTATTCCATAAACAGAAAGCATTTGGTTATACGACGGAGGATATTGAAAAGTATTTGATTCCGTTAGTGCAGGATGGGAAAGACCCGATTGGTGCAATGGGGAATGATGTACCGTTAGCTGTTTTATCGGAACGTCCGCAAAGTTTATTTCATTATTTTAAACAACTCTTTGCTCAAGTGACCAATCCGCCGATTGATGCATATCGGGAACAATTAGTCACATCCATGATGACGTGGTTAGGCAGTGAGGGAGATATCCTCCATCCGGAGACGGAAAGGAAAAGGCGTGTCCGTCTGGATTCACCGATTCTTTCCAATGTGCAAATGAGAAAGTTGGAAAACAACGAAATGGCCGGACTGGATGCTGAAATGATAGAAACGTTGTTTACGAACGATATGAAAATTGCGTTGGATCAGATGTTTAAACAGGCGAAAACAGCCATTCAAAACGGGAAAAATATACTGGTGCTGCGGGATTCAGAAATGGATCAAAACCAAAAAGCGATACCGGCACTGCTTGCGGTTAGCGGCTTGCATCAATTTTTAGTTCGTGAAGGTATCCGGACAAAAACAAGTATCGTTATCCAGTCAGGTGAAGCGCGTGAGGTACACCATTTTGCAGCTTTGCTCGGTTATGGGGTGGATGCCATTTACCCATACCTCGTTTATCAAACCTATCAGCAGGCGTTTGAAGATAATAAATTAGCTTTCAACCCAAAAGAAGCGCAAACGAAATTTATTGCCGTTGCAACCGAGGGGATTATCAAAGTCATGTCTAAAATCGGTATTTCGACTGTACAAAGCTATCGAGGGGCACAGATTTTTGAAGCTGTCGGTATCAGCAAACAAGTTATTGAAAAATATTTTACAGGAACAGCTTCTCAAATTGACGGGATTGGGCTGGACGTGATTCAACTTGAAACAGAGAAACGCCATCAGGAAGGATATCAAGAAGCACACAAGCAGCTGCTTGATTCCGGAAGTGATTTTCAATGGCGGAAGACTGGTGAACACCATGCATTTAATCCTTCAACAATTTATAAACTGCAATGGTCCTGCCGCCGGGGAGATTATAAGTTGTTCAAGCAATTTTCGAAAGAATCAAACGAAGAGCGTATTGGGTTTTTAAGAAATTTATTTGACTTCAAAAAGGCAGAATCTATTTCCATGGATGAAGTAGAATCAGTTGCTTCCATTGTAAAACGTTTTAAAACGGGTGCCATGTCATTTGGGTCTATCAGTAAAGAAGCGCATGAGACATTAGCGATCGCGATGAATCGTCTTGGCGGTAAAAGCAACAGCGGGGAAGGCGGGGAGGATGCATCCCGTTTTACACCTGATGCGAAT
The nucleotide sequence above comes from Oceanobacillus timonensis. Encoded proteins:
- a CDS encoding DUF1292 domain-containing protein, whose protein sequence is MSLEEKERIIIPDENGDEHLFEVLFTFDVDKTEQSYIAVVPAEQAEEEEVEVYAFRYEEQDNDDFTLYPIDSDEEWEMVEEMLNTLADEEE
- the mltG gene encoding endolytic transglycosylase MltG, giving the protein MVSKDDKPNGFQKNLIQRGKDASKVRKIVAIIIVCFILIIVIGGISGYLYIHSALKPVDEANSTPVEVEIPIGSSSSTIAGILEENEIIKDARIFRLYTKFNNVNEFQAGNYTFNTAMSMDEIIESLQHGRIIVDAAHTVTIPEGLTVEEIAEVYSEQFHFSEEDFMEVANDPAFIDELMEKYPDLLTEDILDDDIHVPLEGYLFASTYEFYEEEPSIEAVIDRMVEQTNSIFQQYEGEIAEQDFTPHEAITFASVVEKETAHEEERPQIAGVFQNRLDEGLKLQTDPTVLYAKGEHQAVVTFEDLEVESPYNTYVVDGLPVGPISNFAENSLRAVLSPEESDYLYFLHDEDGNIHFSETFEEHGENREEYID
- a CDS encoding O-methyltransferase, giving the protein MGEMNKEIKKYLESLLPASSASVAMLENDAEANHVPIIDRSSMHMINLILKIKQPEKILEIGTAIGYSALRMLEGAEHADIITIEKDDTRYHEAISNIQAWQRDHQIQVIAGDAAEVMQELAESKKQFDVIFMDAAKGQYQTYFDLADKMLTSGGILITDNVLFRGMVYSAEEAPKKYKTLVRKLKAYNEMLMNHPDYHTSIIPMDDGVSISYKR
- the udk gene encoding uridine kinase, which codes for MTKNKPIVIGVAGGSGSGKTSVTRSIYDRFKETSILVIEQDAYYKDQSDLPFEERLQTNYDHPLAFDNNLLVEHLKQLIAYQPIEKPVYDYKVHNRSNETIHVDPKEVIIVEGILILEDADLVDLMDIKVFVDTDADLRIIRRLLRDIKERGRTLESVIDQYIQVVRPAHMQFIEPSKRYADLIIPEGGENHVAVDVMASKIENILAKNAIR
- the greA gene encoding transcription elongation factor GreA; this encodes MAAEKSFYMTEEGKAKLEDELHYLKTDRRQEVVERIKVARDFGDLSENSEYDAAKDEQAFVEQRITQVENMIRNAEIIENDNANPDVVALGKTITFVELPDGDEETYTIVGSAEADPFEGKISNDSPMAKSLLGHEIGKDVTVTTPAGEIEVRITNVE
- a CDS encoding YrrS family protein; translation: MSQTRSNKFEKRRKNTHAITILSIVGGLVIVVLLATWVFGGGDDTAEEGTESDASENTSEDANGEGGGEDDNGFLITDPDSDDENKNEDENDNGSENEDANKKEDNEDENEGENEDKDENENDNENEDASDEDENEEENGYDDRESTEPSDDDAEEAYTGDWDPVGTEQEGEHNTDFNDGSSDRVEIKRAVSMVTGLSEDGMVEHWVGNNGPDKVIATVSDSSNSENYRVFLDWVDGEGWQPTQVEELN
- the mtnN gene encoding 5'-methylthioadenosine/S-adenosylhomocysteine nucleosidase, yielding MTIGIIGAMDEEIELLKQKMTDVQEIEVANTSFYQGYLEGKEVVLLLSGIGKVNAAMSTTILHERFKPDKIINTGSAGGFAENLEVGDVVISTEVLHHDVDATAFDYVYGQVPGMPAVYTASPDLIELADKVVLESDIQAETGIIATGDSFMQRKDQTAVVQKRFPEMLALEMEAAAIAQVCYQYKTPFVIIRALSDIAGKESSVSFDVFLEKAAKNAADVIIKMVQKL
- a CDS encoding LysR family transcriptional regulator, with translation MELRQLRYFVAVAEREHVSEAALELHVAQSAVSRQISNLESELGVQLFERTGRNVLLTPIGKIFLTHIKSALKGIDYAKKQVDEYLDPERGSIKIGFPTSLASNLLPTVLSAFKESYPNVRFQLRQGSYNFLIEAVRNREIDLAFLGPLPDTQPDIIGKVLFMENFYALIPRNHAKSKEEKISVAHLKEENFVLFPEGYVLHQLVIDACIQSGFTPNIQSQGEDLDAIKGLVAAGMGITLLPESAFNDVNTTYSAKVAIDNPPLKRTVGIIIPKNRNLAPSERVFYHFIQDYFEAWE
- the gltB gene encoding glutamate synthase large subunit, which translates into the protein MTFQDFPKAQGLYHPDFEHDACGIGLYAHIKGKQTHDIVAKGLNMLCKLEHRGGQGSDPMIGDGSGLMVQIPDQYFRRVCPDFDLPSAGAYAVGMVFLSQDKQEQTKIIKKINKLVVQEGQQLIGWRDVPVDSACIGKGAVDTLPEIKQVFIRANAAGNLDFERKLYMIRKQAEHWAEEKDIRFYVPSLSSNTIVYKGLLTPNQVEGFYLDLQAADFISAFSLVHSRFSTNTFPSWERAHPNRYLIHNGEINTLRGNVNWMRAREKQFVSDAFGEDLEKWLPIIRSDGSDSAALDNALEFLTLAGREPAHAAMMLIPEPWDKNDHMNQERRAFYQYHSMMMEPWDGPTSITFTNGKQIGAILDRNGLRPARYYVTKDDYIIYSSEVGVVDVEENNILLKERLRPGKMLLVDIEKGRIISDEEIKTAMTTKYPYQKWIAEQTTTLAPEVDESIPMDPQLFHKQKAFGYTTEDIEKYLIPLVQDGKDPIGAMGNDVPLAVLSERPQSLFHYFKQLFAQVTNPPIDAYREQLVTSMMTWLGSEGDILHPETERKRRVRLDSPILSNVQMRKLENNEMAGLDAEMIETLFTNDMKIALDQMFKQAKTAIQNGKNILVLRDSEMDQNQKAIPALLAVSGLHQFLVREGIRTKTSIVIQSGEAREVHHFAALLGYGVDAIYPYLVYQTYQQAFEDNKLAFNPKEAQTKFIAVATEGIIKVMSKIGISTVQSYRGAQIFEAVGISKQVIEKYFTGTASQIDGIGLDVIQLETEKRHQEGYQEAHKQLLDSGSDFQWRKTGEHHAFNPSTIYKLQWSCRRGDYKLFKQFSKESNEERIGFLRNLFDFKKAESISMDEVESVASIVKRFKTGAMSFGSISKEAHETLAIAMNRLGGKSNSGEGGEDASRFTPDANGDLRSSAIKQVASGRFGVTSNYLVNAKELQIKVAQGAKPGEGGQLPADKVYPWVADVRRSTPGVDLISPPPHHDIYSIEDLAQLIYDLKNANRHARVSVKLVAKSGVGTIAAGVAKGNADVISVVGYDGGTGASPKTSIKHTGLPWELGLAEAHQTLMLNGLRDRVTLETDGKLLTGKDVVTAALLGAEEYGFATAPLITVGCVMMRVCHKDTCPVGIATQNPELRKKFAGDPDYVVNYMRFIAQEVREIMAELGFRTMDEMIGRTEYLERSARTDAHWKAKHLGLSTLVYQPNGTKRKTRQQDQRLNQTLDIQEILPAVQESLKTGAAMEACFPINNTDRAAGTIVGSEVTMKYGEEGLPEDTINLHFTGSAGQSFGAFIPSGLTMTVTGDANDYVGKGLSGGKVIVRTPETSTIDPSHNVIAGNVSFYGATSGEAYIQGYAGERFAVRNSGAKMVVEGVGDHGCEYMTGGRVVILGNVGKNFAAGMSGGIAYIRPDDISSFQSLTNTGLIQFETCTDLEELEEVKDLLINHLDYTNSEKAAIILKNWKEEVKHFVKVIPIDYKLMLQQIEWFKEKGLSIEDARYEAFMAKKNHKMTVHLDENAVIKEAKGARVNG